The following DNA comes from Methanothrix sp..
TTGCCAATCAGCAGTGACGGGCCAGATCCAATAATACATAGCCCAATAAATAGACGAATATACCCCCATTCCCTCTGGGGCGGTGGGAGGAGACACCTTTTTTTAATTCTTTGCTCTCTGCAGTACAATACAATTGCCACAAAAAGGTTTGGCTAGGTCCCCCCCTTACATCCGCTCCATATGCCCGCAAACTCCTCACCCGGCAAAGGCCGGTCAGCCCTCATCCCGGTAGCCGGTGGTGACGTTCTCGAAGAGCTCTCTTAATCTGCCCGCAATCTCCGGGGAAAGCCTTCTTTCAACTGCATCCAGGAAAATCTCCGCACATTGTGGAGCAATACAAAGCAGGCATTCTGAGCCGTCCATGGCCCGCTCTGCCAGATACTTGAGATCCTTATCAGAGAGCTTCTCCAACCGGGACAGGAAGTCATCCCTGTCGCTGATATAGTACCTGGAGATGGATGCCAGCAAGCTGCCCGCTTCCCCCTTTTCAGTCTCCTCTGCCCGGGGTTTGATCAGCTTTTTCAGTATGTGGATATCCTTTCGGTTGAGCTTTTTCATCCTTCATCACCCAGCATCATCTATTATTGCCCCTTTTCCTTAAATCCCTATTCCATGGAAGATGAGATATTTTCGATGCTCTTCTCTTCAAAGATCCATCTATCTGATCCCGGATGCCTGCTGGATCGTTCTGATCGTCTGACAAGATCTATAAGTTATTAGATCCATAATCCTTATTGTATGGCAGGAGTCCTGCATATAAAAACAGATCCTTGCGCCAGGCTAATGCCTCTGGTTCTCTTAGCAGCTGCTCTTGCTATGAGCATCGCCTCGGCAGAAAGGCTGGATGCTGATTCATTTGCCAGCAGCCCCATCAAAACCTATGGCTATCGGATCATTAATTCTTATCCCCATGATCCATCTGCTTTCACCCAGGGCCTGGTCTATGACAATGGCGTATTCTATGAGGGGACAGGCCTGTACGGCCAGTCCAGCCTCCGCCGGGTCGATATCCAGAGCGGAAGGGTTATGGATATGGCTCGGCTGGAGGATGAGTTCTTTGCCGAGGGCATAACCATCTGGGAGGAGAGCATAATCCAGCTCACCTGGCAGTCCTTTAAGGGCTTTGTCTGGGATAAAGAGAATCTGAGCCGAACGGGAAGCTTCATCTACCAGACTGAGGGCTGGGGGCTGACCTCAGATGGTGAGAGGCTGATCATGAGCGATGGCTCTGATCTCCTTCATCTTCTCGATCCAAACGATTTCTCACTGCTGGGAAGCATAAGGGTAACGGCAAACGGAGAGCCTGTCAGGGGGCTGAATGAGTTGGAGTACGTAAATGGCATGATCTATGCCAACCTCTGGCCCAGCAACTGGATTGCAATCATATCCCTGGATACAGGCATAGTGACTGCAAGGATAAACCTCTCCTCCATCCTGGATGAGGCAGGCATCCAGAAGAAGAAGGTTGACGTATTGAATGGCATAGCCTATGATCCAATAGATGACCGGCTCTTTGTTACTGGAAAGCTCTGGCCCAGGCTATTTCAGATCGAGCTGGTAGATCTTTCAGATCGAGCTGGTAGAGGATGAGAAAAGAGAATTAAAAAAAAGCTTAAGCTATTGCACTCCAAAAAAAATGTTCTGCGGCCGCAAGGCCGCATCAGGCTCTAGTACTGGATCAGGTCCTTCCAGGGATCGACATAAACGGTTGCTACCGGTACAGGAGCTGTGGTCACATCATAGCTAGCAATGATCCTTCCCGCAGCATCCTTCAGGGTCACGATATTATCGATCCAGAGAGGCTCAGTGCTGTTGGTATAGATGTCAGTGGCCGTCCCGTCGCCTGTTCCCTCATGAACCTTGATTGATTTGCCATCCTCCAGGACAAGCACAGGGAAGATGAAGGTTGTAGTCCCCGCCGATTCCAAGGACCAGGCAGTCAGGTTCCACTCCCCAACAGCCTCATTGGTCACCTGGACATACCTGTCCTCTGGGGTATCAATTACCTTGGTGATGGTCACCTTCACCGAGGGCGTGGGCACACCAGAATCCCGGCTGAATACAGCAGCCTGGTCTGCGGATGTGGTCACATCGGAATAGCCCCCCGGAAGCCCTTTGCCCAAGGTGGCGGAGGTGCCGGCGACAAACTTGGAGAGCTGCTTGAACCTTGATACCGGTTCAGTCACCGCAGGGACCTCTGTCACCGGCGGCTCTACAACAGCCTCATCTGTAACAACCTCATCTGCAACAGCTCCAGCCTGGGCCTCTGTGACATTGATGGGCTCAATGGCGGCCACAGCGGTGATGTTGGTCATATTTGTGACATTGGTGACGTTCGTGAGATTGGTGATGTTAGTGATATTCGTATCTGCAGGGGCAGCAACCTCTGCTGCATCTTGAGCGATGACCAGCCCGGCAGAGAATGCCACCATCATCGATAGTATCAACATGCCTGTACACTTCATATTCATACCTCAATCAAATCGTATTCGAAGAAAAATATAAGCCTTTCTTAAAGCTTCTGTTGGTCCATTCATTGCGGCAATATAATTCAATGCTGTTTATGGCTTTCAGATAAAAATGTGTGGCGGGAGAACATCAAGCCTCTTTTCATCTCCTTTGGGGATCCTCCGAGGCTGAGACTCCTGCTTCTGTGATTTGATTTACTTATTGACGGACTCAATAGCGACGGTTTCGGTCTCAATAGTTGCATTGATCACATCGGTCATGTTGGTCATATTGGTCATATTGGTCATGTTGGTCATGTTAGTCATGTTAGTCATATTGGTCATGTTGCTCATGTTCAAAGAGGCGTTTTGGCTGGCATTCAGGGTTTCGTTCAGCACTTCCTCGCTCAGGGCAGCTCCAATAGATAGAGCTATCAAGAGGAAGAAGAGTACAAGTCCGCTTGATGCTTTGCTCATAGTTCACACTCCATTTTGTAATGAGTAATAGGAAATTATTTATCGAATATAAACGTTTCCGTGATAGAATATGCATCGCTTGGATAAAAGGTGAATTGCTCAGCAAAAGACCTCTTTTCCGGCCCAAAATCCGCTGAGAACGATACCGCTTTATGAAGATTTTAATGGGCAATCCATTCCATTCCATCAACATTTTTTATTTAAGTTCTATTATAAGATACACAGCCCTCTACAAATTTTTCTACTGATAATGAATAGAAATGAGCATGTAGATATCCAGCCATGGTATTCTTCTCCACCAGGCCATCTTTGCCCTTGCCAATCCCCTTCCCCCGGGAAAGCCTCAGACAGCAGCGAGCATCTCTGTCGCATTCGCAGCGCGAATAATGAAACTCATGCCCGCGAAGGCTCCTGCCCACATCAGCCAGAGGATTGCTCCCCGAGAACTCTGCCTCCACATAGCCAAGGGCCATGAGCCTCTTCTCCATGAAGGTGGTAACGGGAAGGGCACCCACCATTCTAAAAGAACCAGCCTCAGATTCCAGGCTTTCTCCCAGATACATCAGGCCACCGCACTCCCCATAGATGGGCATTTCGTACTCAGAGGCCTCCTTGATCTGTCTTTTTGCAGGAGCCCTCTCCAGCTCAGAGGCATACAGCTCCGGATAGCCTCCCCCGATGTACAGCCCTCCCACATCAGGCAACTGATCCTCCAGTGGGCTGAAGTAGACCAGTTCAGCCCCCTGCCTCTCCAGCTCCAAGAGGTTCTCATGATAATAGAAGCAAAATGCCCGGTCCTTGGCCACCCCGATTCTCACCGCCCCCTCTTTGCCTTCTCTGCCTGATCCGCCTGCCTTTTCTGCTATTTCTGTATTTGCTGCTCTTCCTGTACTTGCTGCTCTTACTGTTCTTACTGCTGCTGCATCATACTGCTCAGCAGAGCCGGCCATCGCAGGGGGGCGAACGCGGTCTGGAAGGCTGAGAATCGCATCGATATCAGCATTCCTCTCCAGTATGGATGCTAAGAGCCCCGGATCATGATCCTTCTCGAAGCCCATGACCAGTCCCAGATGGCGGCTCTTCATTCCGATCTCTTTATCGCGGGGCAGGGCTCCAAAGATGGGACTGCGCAGGCAGCTTCTGAGCATATCCAGATGTCGCGGGCTTCCCACCCGGTTGAGTATCGTCCCTGCCAACTTCACCCCTGGATCGTAACTGGAAAACCCCAACTCCATGGCGGCAGCACTTCGCGACATGCCATGCACATTGATCACCAGGAGAACGGGTATATCCAGGATCTTGGCCACCTGGGCGGAGCTGCCTATCTCTGTGCCACCCATGCCGTCGAAAAGGCCCATCACCCCCTCTACCACTGCCACATCCGCCCCCCCCAAGGCAGAGAAGAATGAGCGCCTGACCCCCTCCTCGCCCATCATGAAGGGGTCCAAATTGAGTGAAGGCCGGCCACAGATAGCAGTGTGATGGGAAGGATCGATGAAGTCCGGGCCCACCTTGAAGGGCTGAACCACCAGGCCACGGGCGCGGAGGGCAGCCATCAGGCCCAGGGTGATGGTGGTCTTGCCAACACCGCTGTGGGTGCCGGCGATGAGCACTGCCGGAATTGCCTCATTCCATGACCTCTCCGATGAACCCTCGGATGGCATTCCTGATGGCCCCACTGATGGCCCTCCTGATGTCCCTTCTGATGTCCCTTCTGATGTCCCTTCTGATGTCCCTTCTGATGTCCCTTCTGATGTCCTCTCTGATGTCCTCTCTAATGTCTTACCCTCTGAGATTCCTGATGATCCTTCTGATGAGCTTTCCGTTGACCTCTCCCGCATTATTTCCGACCTGCCTTTCTGCGATTGCTGTGGATATGAGGCTCTCTTCTCCGGCAAGGATATTAATACGCTGGCCGATCCCTTCTGCATGCTGGTTGGGGTAATCAAGAGAGGAAAATATGGCGAGCGCCTGCTGGAGACAATAAAGGCCCGCACCGACTTCCAGGTGGTGTCGGTGGAGGTCCCGGAGATCCTGCCGGGATTCATCGAGGACCCGGAGGAGTTCGTCCGCGATCTGAATTTCGATCCACAGATATTCAAGGCGGATCTGCTCATTCTCTACACATTCCATCCGGACCTCACCCCTGAGATCGTCCGCCTGGCCGGGAAAGCCCATGTCAAAGCAGTCATCATCCCAGGAGGCATAGGCCGGGCGGGCTCCATCGATGAGCTGGAGAGGATCGCTGAGGAGTACAACATTCACATCGAGGTCGATGAGATCTGCTGCACTCTGGAGGAGTGTGGCGTCCCGGCGATCGATCAGTTCGCCGAGAAGCTGGGAAAGCCGGAGCTAGAGGTGGAGACCGAGGATGGCAGGATCAGCCGGGTGCATGTCCTGCGCGGCTCTCCCTGTGGAGCGACATGGCATGCCGCTTCCAGCATTTTGGGAAAGACTGTGGCCGAGGCCCCCTCACTTACTGGCCTGTTCTGCCAGCAGTATCCCTGTCGCGCAGTGAGGGGAGGTCCGGGAGGCATCCACACCTCAGGGGACCTGCACAAGGATGCCATGGAGAGGGCATTGGGCCAGGAGACAAGGCTCGTTCTTCCTGAACAGTCCAGGCCCATCAAGATCGAGCCGGGTAAGAGGGTCAGGAAATCGGAAGGGTAATGGCGATCCATATGATCACCCCCATTCAGGTGACAGATGCCACCGTTCGCGCTCTATACCGGGCGGAGACTGCACTTCCTCCCTGGGTCCTGGAGAGCATAAGAGAAGGGCTGGAGAAGGAGAGCAATCCCCTGGCCCGCTCTCAATTGCAGTTCATGCTGGAGAACGTCGGCCTGGCTGAATCAAAGGGCCTGCCCCTCTGTCAGGATACCGGCCTTCCTATATTTCATGTGCAGATGGGTCGGGACCTTCTCTTAGACTTCGATCTCCAGGAGGCCATCGCTGAAGGGGTGAGGAGAGCGACTGCCCGGATCCCCCTCCGGCCCAATGCCGTCGATCCCCTGACGCGGAAGAACAGCCTGGACAACACCGGCCCTGGGATGCCAGATATAATCTTAGACCAGGTCCAGGGACAAAGCCTGAGGATCACTGCATTTCCCAAGGGAGCGGGATCTGAGAACATGAGCCTGGTCATGATGCTCAATCCGGCAGACGACCCGCTCCAGTTCATCATCGATGCAGTCAGGGAGAGGGCGGCCAATGCCTGTCCTCCTCTGTTCCTGGGAATTGGGATTGGTGGAAGCTTCGATCTGGCCGCCCGCCTGGCCAAGAA
Coding sequences within:
- a CDS encoding lamin tail domain-containing protein translates to MNMKCTGMLILSMMVAFSAGLVIAQDAAEVAAPADTNITNITNLTNVTNVTNMTNITAVAAIEPINVTEAQAGAVADEVVTDEAVVEPPVTEVPAVTEPVSRFKQLSKFVAGTSATLGKGLPGGYSDVTTSADQAAVFSRDSGVPTPSVKVTITKVIDTPEDRYVQVTNEAVGEWNLTAWSLESAGTTTFIFPVLVLEDGKSIKVHEGTGDGTATDIYTNSTEPLWIDNIVTLKDAAGRIIASYDVTTAPVPVATVYVDPWKDLIQY
- a CDS encoding fumarate hydratase; this encodes MAIHMITPIQVTDATVRALYRAETALPPWVLESIREGLEKESNPLARSQLQFMLENVGLAESKGLPLCQDTGLPIFHVQMGRDLLLDFDLQEAIAEGVRRATARIPLRPNAVDPLTRKNSLDNTGPGMPDIILDQVQGQSLRITAFPKGAGSENMSLVMMLNPADDPLQFIIDAVRERAANACPPLFLGIGIGGSFDLAARLAKNALLNMHALQHFSRKSSDRGGCTAPPVTSPEEVARLEGRLMKELNALGIGPMGLGGDTTVLGLRIEKALCHTASLPVAINFQCWANRSATEVIL
- a CDS encoding glutaminyl-peptide cyclotransferase; this encodes MAGVLHIKTDPCARLMPLVLLAAALAMSIASAERLDADSFASSPIKTYGYRIINSYPHDPSAFTQGLVYDNGVFYEGTGLYGQSSLRRVDIQSGRVMDMARLEDEFFAEGITIWEESIIQLTWQSFKGFVWDKENLSRTGSFIYQTEGWGLTSDGERLIMSDGSDLLHLLDPNDFSLLGSIRVTANGEPVRGLNELEYVNGMIYANLWPSNWIAIISLDTGIVTARINLSSILDEAGIQKKKVDVLNGIAYDPIDDRLFVTGKLWPRLFQIELVDLSDRAGRG
- a CDS encoding DUF166 family protein, which codes for MSTAGIASFHDLSDEPSDGIPDGPTDGPPDVPSDVPSDVPSDVPSDVPSDVLSDVLSNVLPSEIPDDPSDELSVDLSRIISDLPFCDCCGYEALFSGKDINTLADPFCMLVGVIKRGKYGERLLETIKARTDFQVVSVEVPEILPGFIEDPEEFVRDLNFDPQIFKADLLILYTFHPDLTPEIVRLAGKAHVKAVIIPGGIGRAGSIDELERIAEEYNIHIEVDEICCTLEECGVPAIDQFAEKLGKPELEVETEDGRISRVHVLRGSPCGATWHAASSILGKTVAEAPSLTGLFCQQYPCRAVRGGPGGIHTSGDLHKDAMERALGQETRLVLPEQSRPIKIEPGKRVRKSEG
- a CDS encoding cobyrinate a,c-diamide synthase, whose translation is MPSEGSSERSWNEAIPAVLIAGTHSGVGKTTITLGLMAALRARGLVVQPFKVGPDFIDPSHHTAICGRPSLNLDPFMMGEEGVRRSFFSALGGADVAVVEGVMGLFDGMGGTEIGSSAQVAKILDIPVLLVINVHGMSRSAAAMELGFSSYDPGVKLAGTILNRVGSPRHLDMLRSCLRSPIFGALPRDKEIGMKSRHLGLVMGFEKDHDPGLLASILERNADIDAILSLPDRVRPPAMAGSAEQYDAAAVRTVRAASTGRAANTEIAEKAGGSGREGKEGAVRIGVAKDRAFCFYYHENLLELERQGAELVYFSPLEDQLPDVGGLYIGGGYPELYASELERAPAKRQIKEASEYEMPIYGECGGLMYLGESLESEAGSFRMVGALPVTTFMEKRLMALGYVEAEFSGSNPLADVGRSLRGHEFHYSRCECDRDARCCLRLSRGKGIGKGKDGLVEKNTMAGYLHAHFYSLSVEKFVEGCVSYNRT